One segment of Nothobranchius furzeri strain GRZ-AD chromosome 13, NfurGRZ-RIMD1, whole genome shotgun sequence DNA contains the following:
- the brca2 gene encoding breast cancer type 2 susceptibility protein isoform X1 — protein MDVSLKNMYDAFKDEIWKELGPLDSNWFEVLTTQAPAYEGNAADTDELCANQEGQFKTPLNKTALDSQLFSTPKVFRHRRVVSPEDEQFFTAAQEKGSSLPWMATQSPCMFPPSGQEIRDVKSEGAELQNADCFDLLDTPNKSAISYAKHISESLGAQINPDISWTSSLNTPPAVASTLILSKTDESPCPVTVTADRNVVFVRKLFPSLSKSVEAPKNKPTSSAAKGAISSKALDFLQTPLSQSSDLWQQGDAVEDEEVHNRVLGAFDGPEKALSSFFPNSFSTLRKIKSDRIKRKQIIQTKENCSSSKDVVLSHNAVSSGEVTSDLASGGLPSTPLAKTADPAVSQWSPLNLSEIPPCALESNISTQQPRSDISSVQLTRPSTNIQNTGFVTKRRKFIYTVSPSKMQVQEGHHPRKMDPSSRIQHSGQEADVKLLVKVTGDGEKADLNLRNTDGEEINVPVGAQVQEFDMSQLCKDFAHDFSQVPNFGQQEKGAKQTLNNFSPSACLSAMKHAKQKEKQTSILRQSDGISNRGQTLSFAESTVNDSGFQSGDGDIIRTMTSLNPHSENTGRSRALAATASLLTEKENMITHLGCEAETTLQKSEKRQTLDTGKDQSRIENKRTQQPSSVGNIDKTNYIPLNGQTTDCLSDKTNPSGSASGFKTASNKGIHILSANLEKAKRLFEEAEGKGTFLNQFAKRDRVDTQNNSLNNGSLTRNSSNSNQLTYLGGTIRNVDSLLTASEEADVTELCSLLEDSQFEFTQFKTAKLKWHDQDDNIPHKPDKELDPDFLADIDFDDSFSSEMGRNQAVHQICDKIASDSDDITNGKAANQSSDMSLSCALKEEGSSVAAVAENIYGNMTCLLLPEPNTVRSEREDILELDTKSSPMHSVRFTTARGNILKVSKKCFSKAKALFADLEDNLTDQKSQDKQIVDIDGKTEQNSDMCKKDLEVILKDKRHVEERVQDCSPKIKHSVSSPKQVQGVGDRNDTNNLNNHKSCSTMFQSDFSMASGKGISLSAKCMQQADVLFKDCNRDDMFEKSLKSLHESTKSKKSFSEYKILQVDTSAEQEPGCKKFENLNAELIAQHSKEPHMDKVQMSSNGSLALKNAKSFHGNPFITSNPFSTHCTSKNIDSSVTGDEFCTASGKKVFVSTDAMRKAEHLLNRGHLPEDKNMESNQKENASRTGVDESYKKKATGFQTAGGKEVSISSASLKKAKALFKECEREDEMSKNTILTTGPPIRSGGFSAASGKPVVLSSEALQKAKAIFSDISLSTDISNASDMTRSERKHEEDQDYVNKRDGGFTTAGGTKVHVSQKNLLKAKCLFKECDTVVLTKTIQETAALFTDCDVDGNNRVLAEDLKDQVNLGEPRADQRARLSVSKEPEHGLSERTNKQVKPKEEALPQQSNGFLTASGKGVNISSKALKRAKTLLNNCKGVENQTNNFPPHSTVSALSFGHAGFSSASGKPVRLSSESLQKSKSFFSGIDTEIPDRSQTMKGDRKQDHCTKTERIQSNFTTARGGKVSVSQNHLLNAKSLQEVDDSASEKATQVEDVFYNEQTGGTADGISNIPSEHTSKALIRETDILKKNLSKCKTKPRNIPEEIRNGCTEDTGDQVKQEVVMLPQQSGRFQTASGKAVAVSHKALTRAHVLLSDSEGTKDKIHDSLPLSKILSTDTPICNSRFSAASGKPVAFSSDALQKAKAFFSNIPTISATNKSDEKHNVQSNAETCHGGFTTAGGRNVHVSEESLMKAKHLLGELSEECHHSLLSSQDTQELNISKEKDLETISCFKVAPSRSRDVLAKKQGPAEGRSLNLTSGTDYLSEEEDSNMFGFDLSLSRYSKRAEVLKSDESSDRILTSLNLTSCTETQHKFLAQEALDCTKALLEDEVLADQSFSDDSKPIITTIEEEKGRRKILTGEPDLIGPPPSKRRLLEEFDRSVESPKVLHPVKSCPDGLMKDRRVFKYSASLCPNITKPHGNTKVYMDTRLQRTMLPHRSTPGGGRTSHSKMLAFVPPFIQNSKREIPKMPELKENTRTPAFVPPFKKLKPSFQDSSSKEEEKHQVSIIMKCNNNTYTPPVIKYPNTTNVTCSADPENQKATYKDDVPVDFGGLSPAGKALDMNSSVTQDEFQNIELARDMQDMRIRKKKHQTIRPLPGSLFLSKTSGVTRIPLKVAVNGKSPARCTPEQLYKYGVQKLISEVTSETAESFRFSLLQFIKWETFLDGGGVQLADGGWVIPRKDWTAGKEEFYRALCDTPGVDPKLISEAWVYNHYRWIVWKQASMEKCFPETMGSFCLTPEQVLLQLKYRYDVEVDHSRRPALRKIVEKDDTAVKTLVLCVCEIVSNDLSPKKQSHNNTRTPKSADTKTETPCAVVRLTDGWYAIKAQLDEPLTAMLHKGLLTVGGKLIIHGAQLVGSQDACSPLEAPDSLMIKIFANSSRRARWDAKLGFHRDPRPFLLPLSSLYGSGGPVGCADIVILRSYPIQWMERKAGGVVFRSTRAEEKEARRYDSQKHKTMEMLFTKIQADFEKEEQGNRKPQQKRKSMSHQDMASLQDGEELYEAFGDDLAYLEACLSEQQLEALHAYRRSLMDKRQAELQDRYRRALDAEGDEKGCPKRDVTPVWRLSVADSRVQHSSVYQLNLWRPSSDLQSLLKEGCRYKVYNLVASDGKKRSGIETVQLTGTKKTQFQDLQASQAWLSGHFQPRVSTNFETLQNAEFQPLCGEVDLTGYIINVIDEQGSSPAFYLADGRLNFVKVRCFNSFSQAGLEDVVKPGVLLSLSNLQLRGQSLHPAPVVYAGDLTVFSTNPKEAHLQEALSHLKTVIQSRENFFQIAEEKLSHLIKTDATSSVSCPYLQPQTPVTGTHRKQDPTTNVTFQKPARNLGSFTPVSRNPPAATPSEKDPRCLKRKRALDYLSRIPSPPPLSHLGSFASPCVNKTFNPPRRSGTPRTLQTVQTPAQKPTDSLVEDEWVNDEELAMIDTQALLGGDLS, from the exons GTGCCATTTCATCCAAGGCACTTGATTTTCTACAGACTCCATTAAGCCAGAGTTCAGATCTTTGGCAACAAGGAGATGCTGTTGAAGATGAAGAAGTTCATAACAGAGTGCTGGGGGCCTTTgatggacctgaaaaggctctctCTAGTTTCTTTCCCAACAGTTTTTCCACTTTGAGAAAAATTAAATCTGACAGAATCAAACGCAAGCAAATAATTCAAACTAAAGAGAACTGTAGCAGCTCGAAAGATGTTGTTCTTTCACACAACGCTGTGTCTAGTGGAGAAGTGACATCTGATCTGGCATCTGGTGGATTACCCTCTACACCACTGGCAAAAACTGCAGACCCTGCTGTCagccagtggtctcctttaaatttATCTGAAATTCCACCTTGTGCTCTGGAAAGCAACATCTCGACACAACAGCCTCGAAGTGATATCAGCTCTGTGCAGCTCACCAGACCTTCAACAAACATCCAAAACACCGGATTTGTTACGAAAAGGAGAAAATTTATCTACACGGTTTCACCTTCAAAAATGCAAGTTCAAGAAGGTCATCATCCTCGGAAAATGGACCCTTCATCAAGAATTCAGCATTCTG GACAAGAAGCAGACGTTAAGCTGTTGGTTAAGGTCACAGGTGATGGAGAAAAGGCAGACCTAAACCTAAGAAACACAGATGGAGAAGAAATCAATGTCCCTGTTGGTGCACAAGTCCAGGAATTTGACATGTCACAGCTTTGCAAAGATTTTGCACACGATTTTAGTCAAGTTCCTAACTTTGGTCAGCAGGAAAAAGGAGCAAAGCAAACTTTAAATAACTTCTCTCCATCAGCGTGTCTCTCAGCCATGAAACATGCAaagcagaaagaaaaacaaaccagTATTCTCCGCCAAAGTGATGGGATCAGTAACAGAGGACAGACCCTCTCTTTTGCTGAAAGCACTGTAAATGACAGTGGATTCCAGTCTGGTGATGGAGACATCATTCGTACGATGACATCATTAAATCCTCACTCAGAAAACACCGGTCGGAGTCGAGCGTTGGCAGCTACTGCTTCTCTGTTGACTGAAAAAGAAAACATGATTACACATTTGGGCTGTGAAGCTGAAACCACGCTGCAGAAGTCTGAGAAAAGGCAAACCCTGGACACAGGAAAAGATCAGTCACGCATTGAAAACAAAAGAACTCAACAACCCAGCAGTGTGGGAAATATTGATAAAACGAACTATATTCCATTAAATGGTCAAACTACTGACTGTTTGTCTGATAAGACAAATCCTTCTGGATCTGCATCAGGATTCAAGACAGCTTCCAATAAAGGTATACACATCTTGTCAGCCAATCTGGAGAAAGCCAAGCGACTCTTTGAAGAGGCCGAAGGTAAAGGGACTTTTCTTAATCAGTTCGCCAAACGTGACCGTGTTGACACACAAAATAACAGCCTCAATAATGGATCATTGACAAGAAACTCTTCTAACTCAAATCAGCTAACGTATTTAGGTGGCACAATTAGAAATGTGGATTCTCTGTTAACTGCTTCGGAGGAAGCTGATGTGACAGAACTGTGCTCACTTTTAGAAGATAGCCAGTTTGAATTTACACAGTTCAAAACTGCAAAATTAAAGTGGCATGACCAAGACGACAACATTCCTCACAAACCTGACAAAGAACTTGACCCAGATTTTCTTGCGGATATCGATTTTGATGATAGCTTCAGCTCAGAAATGGGAAGAAACCAAGCAGTCCATCAAATATGTGACAAAATCGCCTCGGATTCTGATGACATAACAAATGGGAAAGCCGCAAATCAGTCCTCGGATATGTCATTGTCATGTGCACTGAAAGAGGAAGGTTCTTCTGTAGCTGCTGTCGCAGAGAACATTTATGGCAACATGACGTGTCTGTTGTTACCTGAACCAAATACTGTCAGATCTGAGAGAGAGGACATTCTCGAGTTGGACACCAAAAGTTCTCCGATGCATAGCGTAAGATTTACTACTGCCAGGGGAAACATCTTGAAAGTTTCAAAAAAGTGTTTTAGTAAAGCAAAAGCTTTGTTTGCCGATTTGGAGGATAATCTGACAGATCAGAAATCACAAGACAAGCAAATTGTGGATATTGATGGCAAAACGGAACAAAATTCTGACATGTGCAAGAAGGATTTGGAGGTTATCCTCAAAGACAAGCGTCATGTTGAGGAGAGAGTACAAGACTGTTCTCCCAAAATAAAGCATTCAGTCAGTTCCCCCAAACAAGTTCAAGGAGTTGGAGATAGAAATGACACAAATAACCTAAATAATCACAAAAGCTGCTCAACAATGTTCCAAAGTGATTTCAGCATGGCTAGTGGGAAAGGCATATCTCTTTCAGCAAAATGCATGCAACAGGCAGATGTTCTTTTCAAAGATTGTAACAGAGATGATATGTTTGAAAAGAGCCTAAAATCCCTGCATGAAAGCACCAAGAGTAAGAAAAGCTTTTCAGAATACAAAATCCTGCAGGTTGACACTTCTGCAGAACAGGAGCCTGGCTGCAAGAAATTTGAAAATCTAAATGCTGAACTGATAGCTCAACACTCAAAAGAACCACATATGGACAAAGTACAAATGAGTAGTAATGGCTCACTGGCTTTGAAAAATGCTAAGTCTTTTCATGGAAACCCTTTCATAACCTCAAATCCGTTTTCCACGCATTGCACATCAAAAAACATTGATTCATCTGTCACTGGTGATGAGTTTTGCACAGCTAGTGGGAAGAAGGTCTTTGTGTCGACTGATGCAATGAGAAAGGCTGAACATCTTTTGAATCGTGGCCACTTACCTGAGGATAAAAACATGGAATCTAATCAGAAAGAAAATGCATCAAGAACAGGAGTTGATGAAAGTTACAAAAAAAAAGCTACTGGATTTCAGACAGCTGGTGGAAAAGAAGTTTCAATTTCATCTGCCTCTTTAAAGAAAGCAAAAGCTTTGTTTAAAGAATGTGAACGTGAGGatgaaatgagcaaaaatacaATTCTTACTACTGGCCCACCAATCCGAAGTGGTGGTTTTTCTGCAGCCAGTGGTAAACCTGTGGTATTGTCATCGGAGGCGTTACAGAAGGCTAAGGCGATCTTCAGTGACATCAGTTTGAGTACAGATATTTCAAATGCTTCTGACATGACAAGGAGTGAGAGGAAACACGAAGAGGATCAAGACTATGTAAACAAGAGGGATGGTGGATTCACAACTGCAGGGGGGACAAAAGTCCACGTGTCACAGAAGAATCTTTTAAAAGCCAAATGTCTTTTCAAAGAATGTGATACTGTGGTTTTAACCAAAACCATACAAGAGACAGCTGCTCTCTTCACAGACTGTGATGTGGATGGTAATAACAGAGTATTAGCAGAAGACTTGAAAGATCAAGTAAATCTTGGAGAACCTCGTGCAGATCAAAGAGCAAGGTTGAGTGTTTCTAAAGAGCCTGAACACGGATTGTCTGAGCGCACAAACAAACAAGTAAAGCCAAAAGAAGAGGCCTTACCACAGCAAAGCAATGGATTTCTGACCGCAAGTGGAAAAGGAGTCAATATTTCATCCAAAGCTCTTAAGAGAGCAAAAACCTTGTTAAACAACTGCAAAGGAGTTGAGAATCAAACAAACAATTTCCCGCCACATTCCACTGTCAGTGCTCTGTCATTTGGACATGCAGGATTTAGTTCTGCCAGTGGTAAACCTGTAAGACTTTCATCCGAGTCCCTTCAGAAGTCAAAGTCTTTTTTCAGTGGCATCGACACAGAAATCCCAGACAGGTCACAGACTATGAAAGGCGACAGGAAACAAGACCATTGTACCAAAACAGAGAGAATACAATCTAACTTTACAACTGCAAGGGGAGGGAAAGTCAGTGTGTCACAAAATCATCTTCTGAATGCAAAATCTCTTCAAGAAGTTgacgattcagcttcagaaaaagCTACTCAGGTGGAGGATGTTTTTTACAACGAACAAACAGGCGGCACTGCGGATGGTATCAGTAATATCCCATCAGAGCATACAAGTAAAGCTCTTATTAGGGAAACTGACATTTTGAAGAAAAACTTGTCCAAATGTAAAACCAAACCAAGAAACATTCCTGAAGAGATTAGAAACGGGTGTACTGAGGACACAGGCGATCAAGTGAAACAAGAAGTAGTCATGTTGCCACAACAGAGTGGCAGATTTCAGACAGCTAGTGGAAAAGCTGTTGCTGTTTCACACAAAGCGCTAACAAGAGCACACGTCCTGTTAAGTGACAGTGAAGGAACGAAGGACAAAATACACGATTCATTGCCACTTTCAAAGATTCTTTCCACCGATACGCCAATTTGCAATAGTAGATTTTCTGCAGCCAGTGGTAAGCCTGTAGCGTTTTCTTCTGATGCTCTACAGAAGGCCAAAGCTTTCTTCAGTAACATCCCAACTATCTCAGCCACAAACAAGAGTGATGAGAAGCACAATGTTCAAAGTAATGCAGAGACATGCCACGGTGGTTTTACCACCGCAGGGGGAAGGAACGTCCATGTGTCAGAGGAAAGTCTCATGAAAGCAAAGCATCTTTTAGGAGAACTCAGTGAAGAGTGCCATCATTCACTCTTAAGCTCACAAGATACACAAGAATTAAACATTTCTAAAGAAAAAGATCTGGAAACAATTTCATGTTTTAAGGTGGCACCCTCCAGGAGCAGAGATGTCCTTGCAAAGAAGCAGGGCCCAGCTGAAGGAAGGTCTTTGAACCTTACATCAGGCACAGACTACCTAAGTGAAGAAGAAGACTCAAACATGTTTGGTTTTGATCTAAGTCTGTCACGTTACAGCAAGAGAGCTGAAGTTCTAAAATCAGATGAGTCTTCGGATCGGATCTTAACGTCTCTGAACCTTACGAGCTGCACAGAAACCCAGCACAAGTTCTTGGCTCAGGAAGCTTTGGACTGCACGAAGGCTCTGCTGGAAGATGAAGTTCTAGCTGACCAGAGTTTTTCAGATGATTCAAAACCAATCATTACAACCATAGAAGAAGAAAAGGGAAGAAGGAAAATATTAACGGGAGAACCAGATCTCATCG GTCCGCCTCCTTCTAAACGAAGATTACTGGAAGAATTTGACCGATCTGTTGAAAGTCCAAAAGTTCTTCATCCTGTGAAAAGTTGCCCAGATG GTTTAATGAAAGACAGGAGAGTTTTTAAGTATAGTGCCTCTCTTTGTCCAAACATCACAAAGCCACATGG GAATACAAAAGTCTACATGGACACAAGGCTCCAAAGAACTATGCTGCCACATCGTTCAACCCCCGGAGGAGGCAGAACGTCCCATTCCAAGATGCTAGCCTTTGTTCCACCATTTATCCAAAATTCTAAGAGAGAAATTCCCAAGATGCCAGAGCTTAAAGAAAACACCAGAACACCTGCGTTTGTTCCGCCTTTCAAAAAGCTAAAACCTTCATTTCAAGACAGCTCCTCTAAAGAGGAGGAAAAACACCAGGTTTCAATTATAATGAAGTGTAACAACAACACATATACACCACCTGTTATAAAATACCCAAACACTACAAATGTTACTTGTTCAGCTGACCCTGAAAACCAAAAGGCGACTTACAAAGACGACGTTCCTGTAGACTTTGGGGGCTTAAGTCCTGCCGGAAAGGCCTTGGATATGAATAGTTCAGTTACCCAAG ATGAGTTTCAGAACATTGAGCTGGCTCGGGATATGCAGGACATGAGGATCAGGAAGAAGAAGCACCAAACCATTCGACCTTTGCCGGGGAGTTTGTTTCTGTCCAAGACCTCCGGAGTTACCAGGATCCCATTAAAAGTAGCAGTAAATGGAAAGAGCCCAGCAAGATGTACCCCAGAACAG ctcTACAAATATGGAGTCCAAAAGCTCATTTCTGAAGTCACCAGTGAGACTGCAGAATCGTTTCGTTTCAGTTTGCTGCAGTTCATTAAATGGGAAACTTTTCTAGATGGAGGTGGTGTTCAGCTTGCAGATGGAGGGTGGGTGATCCCCAGAAAGGATTGGACGGCAGGGAAAGAAGAATTTTATAG GGCGTTATGCGACACTCCTGGTGTGGATCCTAAACTGATCAGTGAGGCGTGGGTGTATAATCACTACAGGTGGATTGTGTGGAAACAAGCCTCCATGGAAAAGTGCTTTCCTGAAACAATGGGCAGCTTCTGTCTCACTCCAGAGCAGGTTCTCCTACAACTTAAGTACAG GTACGATGTGGAGGTGGACCACAGTCGTAGGCCAGCTCTGAGGAAGATCGTGGAGAAGGATGACACGGCTGTCAAAACTCTTGTATTGTGTGTTTGTGAGATTGTTTCCAATGACCTCTCCCCAAAAAAACAGAGTCACAACAACACCAGAACACCAAAAAGTGCCGACACTAAGACAGAAACTCCGTGTGCAGTTGTTCGACTCACAGATGGTTGGTACGCCATTAAAGCCCAGCTGGATGAACCTTTGACCGCTATGCTCCACAAAGGTCTGCTGACTGTTGGTGGGAAGCTGATCATCCATGGGGCTCAGCTCGTGGGATCACAAGATGCTTGTTCTCCTCTAGAGGCACCGGATTCACTCATGATAAAG ATTTTTGCTAATAGCAGCAGACGAGCACGATGGGATGCTAAACTGGGATTTCACAGAGATCCACGACCATTCCTGCTTCCACTTTCCAGTTTATACGGCAGTGGAGGACCAGTAGGATGTGCTGATATTGTGATACTGAGAAGCTACCCCATTCAG tGGATGGAAAGGAAAGCAGGTGGCGTTGTTTTCCGGTCAACTCGAGCAGAAGAGAAGGAGGCGAGACGATACGACAGTCAGAAACACAAAACCATGGAGATGCTGTTTACCAAGATTCAAGCTGATTTTGAAAAAGAGGAGCAAG GGAATAGAAAACCTCAGCAGAAGAGGAAGTCAATGAGCCATCAAGACATGGCGAGTCTTCAGGATGGAGAGGAGCTGTATGAAGCTTTTGGAGATGACCTGGCTTACCTGGAG GCTTGTTTGAGTGAGCAGCAGTTGGAGGCTCTTCATGCCTACAGGCGTTCCCTGATGGATAAAAGGCAGGCAGAGTTGCAGGACAGATACCGCCGAGCTTTAGATGCAGAGGGCGACGAAAAGGGTTGTCCCAAAAGAGACGTGACACCTGTCTGGAGGCTCAGCGTTGCTGATTCAAGAGTCCAACACAGCTCTG TTTATCAGTTAAACCTCTGGCGACCTTCATCAGATCTTCAGTCTTTACTGAAAGAAGGTTGTCGATACAAAGTTTACAACCTTGTTGCCTCCGATGGAAAGAAGCGAAGCGGCATAGAAACAGTTCAGCTCACCGGGACTAAGAAGACACAGTTTCAGGATCTACAG GCTTCTCAGGCTTGGCTGTCTGGACATTTCCAACCAAGAGTCTCTACAAACTTTGAGACTCTCCAAAATGCAGAATTCCAGCCTCTGTGTGGAGAAGTTGACCTCACAGGGTACATCATCAATGTTATAGATGAACAAG GTTCATCTCCTGCCTTTTATTTGGCCGACGGGAGACTGAACTTTGTGAAAGTGCGCTGTTTCAACAGCTTTTCCCAGGCCGGTCTGGAGGATGTGGTAAAACCAGGTGTCCTGTTGAGTCTGAGCAACCTGCAGCTCAGAGGTCAGTCCTTACACCCCGCTCCCGTTGTGTATGCCGGAGATCTAACGGTCTTCTCTACAAACCCCAAAGAAGCtcatctccaggaggccctcagccatCTGAAAACTGTGATCCAG AGTCGAGAAAACTTTTTCCAAATAGCTGAGGAGAAGCTGTCACATTTAATCAAGACTGATGCCACGAGCTCTGTTTCCTGTCCATATTTGCAACCACAAACCCCAGTCACTGGCACACACAGAAAACAAGACCCAACGACAAAC GTGACTTTTCAGAAGCCAGCCCGAAACCTCGGATCTTTTACACCCGTCAGCAGGAATCCTCCTGCTGCAACACCGTCTGAAAAAGACCCCAGATGTCTGAAGAGGAAAAGAGCTCTGGATTATCTGTCTCGTATCCCGTCGCCACCGCCTCTCTCTCATCTGGGCTCATTTGCCTCTCCATGTGTAAATAAAACTTTCAACCCTCCTCGAAGGTCTGGGACACCTCGCACTTTACAAACTGTACAGACTCCAGCACAAAAACCCACTGACTCTCTTGTGGAAGATGAATGGGTGAACGACGAGGAGCTGGCAATGATTGATACTCAGGCTCTACTTGGTGGTGATTTATCGTAG